From the Candidatus Poribacteria bacterium genome, one window contains:
- a CDS encoding phytanoyl-CoA dioxygenase family protein — MQLSEKQLARFRSDGYLTIEGFFDPIEAKVLRLELERIYDTELKNGTGINCAVQTDGTQRDNEGERQNLQVIPLNNRSDLHKALPFHPKVISAVQQLIGDEFMLELDQAFWKPPKVGIGTSWHQDNAYFKIADPLRGTAMWIAIHDANVENGCMHVIPGSHREMYEHYRDPLSDHHIRCDPPEERAVPIELKAGGVLFFCYGVAHCTKSNRSDKERAGVALHFLHNDFGGKELWEKNNAAKPMLRGPLATGGEAEFGEKFEGRWEELMNAVLTSG, encoded by the coding sequence ATGCAATTGAGTGAGAAGCAGTTGGCGCGGTTCCGAAGTGATGGGTATCTTACCATTGAAGGATTTTTCGACCCGATTGAAGCGAAAGTCCTCCGTCTGGAATTGGAACGGATTTACGATACGGAACTCAAAAATGGGACAGGTATCAACTGTGCGGTGCAAACGGATGGGACTCAACGGGACAATGAAGGCGAAAGGCAGAATCTTCAGGTCATCCCGCTCAACAACCGTAGCGATTTGCACAAAGCGTTACCGTTTCATCCGAAGGTCATTTCTGCTGTTCAGCAGTTGATTGGCGATGAATTTATGTTGGAACTGGATCAGGCGTTCTGGAAACCGCCTAAAGTCGGTATTGGCACGAGTTGGCATCAAGATAATGCCTATTTCAAAATTGCGGACCCATTACGTGGCACGGCGATGTGGATTGCTATTCACGATGCGAACGTTGAGAATGGGTGTATGCACGTCATTCCGGGCAGCCATCGGGAGATGTATGAACACTATCGTGACCCGTTGAGCGACCATCACATTCGGTGTGATCCGCCTGAAGAACGTGCGGTGCCGATTGAATTGAAAGCGGGTGGTGTTCTCTTTTTCTGTTATGGTGTGGCGCATTGTACGAAGTCAAACCGCTCTGATAAGGAACGCGCTGGGGTTGCGCTTCATTTCCTCCACAACGATTTCGGTGGTAAGGAACTCTGGGAAAAGAATAACGCAGCGAAACCGATGCTTCGGGGTCCGCTCGCAACGGGTGGGGAAGCCGAATTCGGTGAGAAGTTTGAAGGCAGATGGGAAGAACTTATGAACGCTGTGCTTACATCTGGTTAA
- a CDS encoding carboxymuconolactone decarboxylase family protein produces the protein MNDKLPDFLQNVIEEYPEVWKAYQALGEACGTAGPLDPKTARLVKLALAIGAKSEGAVHSHTRRALREGITREEIQQVALLAITSIGWSSSMAALSWIQDVLDKQS, from the coding sequence ATGAACGACAAATTACCCGATTTTCTTCAGAATGTCATTGAAGAATACCCCGAAGTCTGGAAAGCCTATCAAGCATTAGGTGAAGCGTGTGGTACCGCCGGTCCTCTTGACCCAAAGACAGCGAGGCTCGTCAAACTCGCATTGGCTATCGGTGCCAAATCTGAGGGTGCTGTACATTCGCACACCCGCCGCGCCCTTCGAGAAGGTATCACGAGAGAAGAAATACAACAGGTCGCACTCCTCGCAATAACTTCCATTGGCTGGTCCTCGAGCATGGCTGCCCTGTCTTGGATTCAAGATGTACTGGACAAACAGTCGTAG
- a CDS encoding class I SAM-dependent methyltransferase yields the protein MSIRQRMREFYETSETYKRLLDAHDEDYLRHYVELVTRHAPPQSKILDLGCGNGISARLLNQGGFDVVGTDISPLFLEEARESENPRLQYHVCDVMELPFESESFDVICSNELIEHLPDVEIALTEMIRVVRKGGRIVLSGPNLCSPLIPLFDWLSLMAGKSGRPVWGETKQQALKQFIRNCRLHIRKRFFTKSPNFIYREPDLQADAIGGDADSAYYASPIDLAQFFRRNGFTVVKKAVGFGTKGRIIAGAFPYLSPYITMVVQK from the coding sequence GTGTCAATCCGTCAACGGATGCGCGAATTCTACGAGACATCGGAAACCTATAAGAGACTTTTAGACGCTCACGATGAAGACTACCTCCGACACTACGTAGAATTGGTCACCCGTCATGCACCCCCTCAGTCCAAGATACTCGACCTGGGATGTGGAAACGGTATCTCGGCGCGGTTACTCAATCAGGGAGGCTTCGATGTCGTCGGCACAGATATTTCCCCGCTCTTCCTTGAAGAAGCCCGAGAATCGGAAAATCCACGGCTCCAATACCACGTCTGTGATGTGATGGAACTCCCCTTTGAAAGTGAGTCATTCGATGTTATCTGTTCCAACGAACTGATTGAACACCTGCCCGATGTCGAAATAGCACTCACCGAAATGATACGGGTCGTTCGCAAGGGTGGAAGGATTGTGCTCTCTGGACCGAACCTCTGTTCCCCCTTAATCCCACTCTTTGATTGGTTATCTTTGATGGCGGGCAAATCAGGTAGACCTGTCTGGGGTGAAACAAAGCAACAAGCACTGAAACAGTTTATACGAAACTGCAGGCTTCACATAAGGAAACGATTTTTTACGAAATCACCGAACTTTATCTACCGTGAACCCGATTTGCAGGCAGATGCCATCGGCGGCGACGCTGACAGCGCGTATTACGCCAGCCCTATTGATCTCGCCCAATTTTTCCGACGCAATGGATTCACTGTCGTCAAAAAGGCTGTCGGGTTCGGTACAAAAGGCAGAATCATCGCGGGTGCTTTCCCGTACCTGAGTCCTTATATCACTATGGTCGTCCAAAAATGA
- a CDS encoding cupin domain-containing protein, producing the protein MNGKFIASADVERDELDWGTIGWLSRPESTNAKDIVAMEVSLSPGYGHDFHKHPEQEEVIYVIEGSVEQWLEDKKQVLNVGDSVFIPADMVHASFNVSDQPAKLFVTLSPSKGAEGYQLIDVYDQAPWNTLRS; encoded by the coding sequence ATGAACGGAAAATTTATCGCGTCCGCAGACGTAGAACGGGACGAACTCGACTGGGGGACAATCGGGTGGCTGAGCCGTCCAGAAAGCACAAACGCCAAAGACATCGTCGCCATGGAGGTTAGCCTCTCCCCGGGATATGGACACGACTTCCATAAACATCCCGAACAAGAAGAGGTCATTTACGTTATAGAAGGCAGCGTCGAACAGTGGCTCGAAGACAAGAAACAGGTCCTAAACGTAGGCGACTCTGTATTTATTCCTGCTGATATGGTTCATGCTTCTTTTAACGTCTCCGATCAACCCGCAAAGTTGTTTGTCACGTTGAGCCCATCCAAAGGTGCAGAAGGGTACCAACTTATCGATGTGTACGATCAGGCACCGTGGAACACACTCCGATCATAA
- a CDS encoding LamG domain-containing protein produces MKIFLSILATLALTASFVYAADPSDDSLILYFSFDELDGDTVTDHSQYGNNGTIAGTPELVAGQFGNALKLNGESDWVTVPHADILTVDESVTVMAWINAERHQGPNAQRWQGILAKGNGPRSYSFYTEFPSECLHLSAGGSGSVCTGTVALNEWQHVVAHVDNGTHRYWLNGENVGEFDGQNPLPGAADTADVLVGKTHEGNREFLGLIDEVRIWNRALNEDEIRAEMDTSLTPVNPLGKLATTWATVKSQR; encoded by the coding sequence ATGAAAATATTCCTCTCTATATTAGCAACCCTCGCACTAACAGCATCTTTCGTCTATGCTGCAGATCCGTCTGATGACTCGCTTATCCTCTACTTCTCTTTTGATGAACTTGATGGCGACACGGTTACCGATCATTCGCAGTACGGAAACAACGGCACTATCGCTGGGACCCCTGAGTTAGTTGCCGGACAGTTCGGTAACGCACTCAAACTGAATGGTGAGAGCGACTGGGTTACAGTACCACATGCTGATATTCTTACTGTTGATGAGAGCGTCACTGTCATGGCGTGGATTAATGCAGAACGTCATCAAGGGCCCAACGCCCAACGCTGGCAAGGTATCCTCGCAAAAGGTAACGGGCCACGCTCTTACAGTTTTTACACTGAATTTCCGAGCGAATGCCTCCACCTCAGTGCCGGTGGTAGCGGTAGTGTTTGTACGGGCACAGTAGCACTCAATGAATGGCAGCATGTTGTCGCCCACGTAGATAACGGCACACACCGGTATTGGTTAAACGGTGAAAATGTTGGCGAATTCGACGGTCAAAATCCGCTACCAGGAGCCGCTGACACCGCTGATGTACTCGTTGGAAAAACACACGAAGGCAACCGCGAATTCCTCGGACTCATTGACGAAGTCCGTATCTGGAACCGTGCGCTCAACGAAGACGAGATTCGCGCCGAGATGGATACATCACTGACACCGGTCAATCCACTTGGAAAATTAGCCACAACGTGGGCAACCGTAAAATCTCAAAGGTAA
- a CDS encoding CRTAC1 family protein, with protein sequence MQKNDPNNIRHAYRFFASIITTIFISFQYCAPVSAEQIFVDVTDSARLTFVHTDGRSGLRLFNEFLGSGGGFFDYDNDGDLDIYLVNGAIQTDSRSNQAQPNTLYRNNGDGIFTDVTAETGVGSTAYGVGATVGDYDNDGDLDLYVTNFGEDQLYQNNGDGTFSDLTTHAGVGNPNWGTSCAFADVDNDGDLDLYIANYALYTPENDIRCEERGVHVYCGPHAYPAAHDTFYKNNGDGTFTDASNLYQPPNLHPQHGLGVTFGDYDTDGDIDLYVANDQNPNFLFQNNGNGNFLELALISGVCYNDMGKEEAGMGTDFGDYDNDGRPDLTVSNYQTETNTVYRNHDGTFFTDNTITSGIAEVTHGYLGWGIRFFDYDNDGHQDIFVANGHLMDNITALEKHVSYPQKNLLFRNIGDGTFVNVTSETDGLALKKVSRGAAIGDYDNDGDLDILVTNCNQRPDLLQNIVGNQNNWIQIQAVGQKSNRSGIGTRIKVVTGTHVQYREVQSGGSYLSFHDLRAHFGVGKAEQIERLEIRWTSGHIDTETHLPVNQRFIAVEGQKIVPID encoded by the coding sequence ATGCAAAAAAACGACCCTAATAACATCAGACACGCCTATCGCTTTTTCGCATCAATAATTACAACGATATTCATAAGTTTCCAATATTGCGCGCCCGTGTCAGCGGAACAAATCTTCGTTGATGTCACCGATTCTGCAAGACTGACGTTTGTGCATACCGACGGCAGGAGCGGTTTGCGGCTTTTCAACGAGTTCCTCGGATCTGGTGGCGGATTCTTTGATTATGACAATGATGGCGATCTCGACATCTATCTCGTCAACGGCGCAATTCAAACAGATAGTCGATCAAACCAAGCACAACCCAATACGCTTTATCGAAACAACGGCGACGGCATCTTTACCGATGTCACTGCGGAAACAGGCGTGGGCAGCACTGCCTATGGTGTCGGGGCCACCGTCGGCGATTACGATAACGATGGAGACCTTGACCTCTACGTCACCAACTTCGGTGAAGACCAACTCTACCAAAACAACGGAGACGGCACATTCTCAGACCTAACAACTCACGCAGGTGTCGGCAATCCGAACTGGGGCACCAGCTGCGCTTTCGCCGATGTTGATAACGACGGCGATCTCGATCTCTATATAGCCAACTATGCCCTATACACACCAGAGAACGACATCCGATGTGAGGAACGAGGCGTTCATGTCTATTGTGGACCCCATGCGTATCCAGCAGCTCACGATACTTTCTATAAAAACAATGGAGACGGCACATTCACGGATGCATCGAATCTATACCAACCACCAAACTTACATCCACAGCACGGGTTAGGTGTAACATTCGGGGATTACGACACCGACGGCGATATAGACCTCTACGTCGCAAACGATCAAAATCCAAACTTCCTATTCCAAAACAACGGGAACGGCAACTTTTTAGAACTTGCATTAATTTCGGGGGTGTGCTATAATGATATGGGGAAAGAGGAAGCCGGAATGGGAACGGATTTCGGTGACTACGACAACGACGGCAGACCCGATCTGACTGTCAGCAACTATCAGACGGAAACTAACACTGTCTACCGTAACCACGACGGCACCTTTTTCACCGACAATACGATCACCTCAGGCATCGCAGAAGTAACACACGGCTACTTGGGATGGGGCATCAGATTCTTTGACTACGATAACGACGGACACCAAGACATCTTCGTCGCCAATGGACACCTGATGGATAACATTACTGCCCTTGAAAAGCACGTCAGTTATCCTCAGAAAAATCTGCTGTTCAGAAATATAGGCGACGGCACGTTCGTGAACGTTACGTCAGAGACGGACGGGTTGGCTCTCAAAAAAGTGAGTCGCGGTGCTGCTATCGGTGATTATGATAACGACGGAGACCTCGATATTCTCGTTACCAACTGCAATCAACGTCCAGACCTGCTCCAAAACATCGTCGGCAACCAGAACAATTGGATACAAATCCAAGCCGTCGGACAAAAAAGCAACCGCTCTGGAATTGGGACAAGAATTAAGGTCGTAACCGGAACACACGTCCAATATCGGGAGGTGCAGAGTGGCGGGAGTTACCTCTCTTTCCACGACCTGCGCGCCCATTTTGGCGTTGGCAAAGCGGAACAGATTGAACGCCTCGAAATTCGCTGGACCAGTGGACACATCGACACAGAGACCCATTTGCCTGTCAACCAACGGTTCATCGCAGTCGAAGGGCAAAAGATCGTTCCTATAGATTAG
- a CDS encoding LamG domain-containing protein, whose protein sequence is MRNLSIILTLIVFAAAAAYGLNEPEESLILYFSFDEVDGDTTIDHSLYGNDGEMMGDPKLADGKFGKALQFNGESDWVEVPHDEILTVDESVTVMAWINTERHQGPAAQRWQGIVAKSNGPRSYSFYTEFPSECLHLSVGGAGSVCDGKVELDEWQHVVAQVDDGTHRYWINGENVGDFPGKPPPPGKADTANVLVGKTHEGNREFLGLIDEVRIWNRALSEEEVQEQMDMGFFEIFAVDPSQKLTTTWGHLKTSER, encoded by the coding sequence ATGAGAAACCTATCTATTATCCTAACTCTCATCGTGTTCGCGGCAGCTGCTGCCTACGGACTAAATGAGCCAGAGGAATCGCTTATCCTCTACTTCTCATTCGATGAAGTCGACGGGGACACCACTATCGATCATTCACTGTATGGAAACGATGGCGAAATGATGGGCGACCCGAAGCTTGCTGACGGAAAATTCGGCAAAGCATTGCAATTCAACGGTGAGAGCGACTGGGTTGAAGTCCCACACGATGAAATTCTTACCGTTGATGAGAGCGTAACTGTTATGGCGTGGATTAACACAGAACGCCATCAAGGGCCCGCTGCACAGCGGTGGCAAGGCATCGTTGCGAAGAGCAACGGCCCCCGCTCCTATAGTTTCTACACCGAATTTCCAAGCGAATGTCTCCACCTGAGTGTCGGGGGCGCAGGAAGCGTTTGCGACGGAAAAGTCGAACTTGATGAGTGGCAACACGTCGTCGCACAAGTCGACGACGGCACACACCGGTATTGGATAAACGGTGAAAATGTGGGAGACTTCCCAGGAAAACCACCCCCGCCCGGCAAAGCGGATACCGCCAACGTCCTCGTTGGGAAAACGCACGAAGGTAACCGCGAATTCCTCGGACTCATCGACGAAGTCCGTATCTGGAACCGCGCCTTGAGTGAAGAAGAAGTTCAGGAACAGATGGACATGGGCTTCTTCGAGATTTTCGCCGTCGACCCAAGCCAGAAACTTACGACGACTTGGGGACATCTGAAAACATCAGAACGATAA
- the tatA gene encoding twin-arginine translocase TatA/TatE family subunit has product MLGLGPWELLIVLAVVLLIFGGKRLPELARGLGKSVTNFKEGLNEEQSEETETTTQAQQKNGIPPKEKTG; this is encoded by the coding sequence ATGTTAGGCCTTGGTCCATGGGAATTACTAATTGTGTTGGCTGTTGTGTTACTCATATTCGGCGGGAAACGCCTACCTGAACTGGCGCGCGGACTCGGTAAAAGTGTCACAAATTTCAAGGAAGGTCTCAACGAAGAACAGTCAGAGGAAACCGAAACCACAACACAAGCACAACAGAAAAATGGAATACCCCCAAAAGAGAAAACCGGATAG
- a CDS encoding tetratricopeptide repeat protein produces METGHKYHQCLRAVLILTTLLWFIPAVCRTETTATVQQGVEYAKLRLYPQAVDTFKSILSQQPTNAHVRFQLANVYKLQDELELAIQTFNKILKIANPRDPSTKDRLHGLTHLALSEIYCKQSKLDIAEQHAKEAVQRCPTEADTHYRLGYIYTHQAKFDEAHAAFKHTLARNPDFAEVYEWLGLIALMQHKPQQAVEHYQKAIQKKPYIQSNYYNLAKAYRLLGNTTKAMEQLKLFEQMKTYYDRTYAIEGALAEDPTNTTLRLKLAEIHLTHKHITAAITTYQALIRLNPKSAVGYDKLARLYMNLHKPEQAIPLFEKVLERNPHAVEAHVRLGWLYTQLTSFDKAEAHLQAAIEKMPQLTLAYHGLAEIYTKQGQFQKAIDLYRHITQIDPNDSDAWEALQNLERSK; encoded by the coding sequence ATGGAAACAGGTCATAAATACCACCAATGTCTCCGTGCAGTTCTGATACTGACCACTCTTTTGTGGTTCATACCCGCCGTCTGCAGAACCGAAACGACAGCAACGGTTCAACAAGGCGTGGAATACGCCAAATTGCGGCTCTATCCACAAGCAGTGGATACCTTTAAATCCATTCTATCGCAACAACCCACAAACGCACACGTACGCTTTCAACTGGCGAACGTCTATAAACTGCAAGACGAATTGGAATTAGCAATTCAGACGTTCAATAAGATTCTCAAAATTGCAAATCCAAGAGATCCCTCCACAAAGGACAGGCTTCACGGATTAACGCATCTCGCGCTTTCTGAAATCTATTGCAAACAGAGCAAGCTGGACATCGCGGAACAGCACGCCAAAGAAGCCGTTCAGAGATGTCCGACCGAGGCAGACACACATTACCGACTCGGTTATATCTACACCCACCAAGCGAAGTTCGACGAGGCACACGCAGCCTTCAAACACACCCTCGCACGCAACCCCGATTTCGCCGAAGTCTACGAATGGCTCGGTTTGATTGCCCTCATGCAGCACAAACCGCAGCAAGCCGTCGAACACTACCAGAAAGCAATCCAGAAAAAGCCATACATTCAGAGTAACTACTATAATCTCGCTAAAGCATACCGGCTCCTCGGCAATACAACGAAAGCAATGGAACAACTCAAATTGTTCGAGCAGATGAAAACCTACTACGACCGGACCTATGCAATCGAAGGTGCCTTGGCGGAAGACCCTACGAACACCACCCTCCGACTGAAATTAGCAGAGATACACCTTACACACAAGCACATCACTGCAGCAATCACGACATATCAGGCACTGATTCGGTTGAATCCAAAGTCTGCCGTCGGATACGACAAACTGGCGCGACTCTACATGAATCTCCATAAGCCTGAGCAGGCGATTCCGCTCTTTGAAAAAGTCCTTGAACGCAATCCTCATGCTGTAGAAGCACACGTCCGACTCGGTTGGCTCTATACCCAACTAACGTCGTTTGACAAAGCAGAAGCACATCTACAAGCAGCAATAGAAAAAATGCCACAACTTACGTTGGCGTATCACGGATTAGCCGAAATTTACACAAAACAAGGGCAGTTTCAGAAAGCGATAGACCTCTACCGGCATATCACACAGATTGACCCAAATGATAGCGACGCCTGGGAGGCATTGCAGAACTTGGAACGTTCAAAGTAA
- the serA gene encoding phosphoglycerate dehydrogenase, translating to MNKVLVSDLLSQQGLDVLKASGDFEVDVSLNLSQEELLDRIADYDALLIRSATKVTKDIIDAATRLKVIGRAGVGVDNIDVQAATRNGVLVVNTPTGNTIAAAEHTIAMLLALARNIVPAGISLKNRSWHRNDFIGVELYGKVFGTVGLGRIGREVAYRAQAFEMHVISYDPYISASAAERMGIRLVDRETLFRESDYISVHTHLNAETYHSIGASEFALMKPSCRLINCARGGIIDEAALYDALKIGELAGAALDVFEDEPATDTPLLDLENFLAVPHLGASTSEAQEHVAVEVAQQVMNALRGLPVANPVNQPKIDPRTLDIFGPYLELAEKIGSFHTQIVEGRISAIKIHYSGSLFQQEDVTPVTVALQKGLLAPVLRDVNYVNAPFLVKQRGISVTETKSETEADFANSLAITVTTDKGESVIEGTAFGRKDIRIVRIDRLHINVRPTGYILLIYNRDQPGMIGLMGTILGEHGINIADMTVGRSRLWERAVTLINVDSPVPRHVLQTIAAQKQIDFVKQVFLP from the coding sequence ATGAACAAGGTGCTGGTCAGTGATCTGCTGTCACAGCAAGGTTTGGATGTTTTAAAAGCGAGTGGTGATTTTGAGGTGGATGTTAGCCTGAATCTCTCGCAGGAAGAATTACTGGACCGGATTGCTGACTACGATGCCCTACTTATCAGAAGTGCGACGAAAGTAACAAAGGATATTATTGATGCCGCGACGCGGTTGAAAGTCATCGGGCGTGCGGGTGTTGGTGTGGATAATATTGATGTACAAGCGGCGACACGGAACGGTGTTTTGGTCGTTAACACGCCAACAGGAAATACAATTGCGGCGGCGGAGCATACGATTGCGATGCTGTTGGCGTTGGCGCGGAATATAGTGCCCGCAGGAATTTCGCTGAAAAACAGGAGTTGGCACCGGAACGATTTCATTGGCGTTGAGTTGTACGGGAAGGTTTTTGGCACTGTGGGGCTCGGTAGGATTGGACGGGAAGTCGCGTACCGGGCACAAGCCTTTGAGATGCACGTCATCTCCTACGATCCGTATATTTCAGCGAGCGCAGCGGAAAGAATGGGCATTCGGCTTGTGGATCGGGAAACGCTATTTAGAGAGTCGGATTACATTTCTGTTCATACACACCTGAACGCCGAAACCTATCATAGTATCGGCGCGTCAGAGTTTGCGCTGATGAAACCGAGCTGCCGCCTGATTAACTGCGCGCGCGGGGGCATTATCGATGAAGCTGCGCTTTACGATGCGCTGAAGATAGGCGAACTTGCTGGTGCTGCGCTGGATGTCTTTGAGGACGAACCCGCAACCGATACACCCCTATTGGACTTAGAGAATTTCCTTGCTGTTCCACACCTCGGTGCATCAACGTCTGAGGCACAAGAGCATGTTGCTGTTGAAGTCGCACAGCAGGTGATGAACGCACTTCGCGGACTGCCCGTTGCCAATCCTGTGAATCAGCCCAAGATTGATCCACGAACGCTTGATATTTTCGGCCCTTATTTGGAACTTGCCGAGAAAATTGGAAGTTTTCACACGCAGATTGTTGAGGGACGAATATCAGCGATTAAAATCCACTATAGCGGTAGTCTTTTCCAGCAGGAGGATGTAACACCGGTGACAGTTGCTTTGCAGAAAGGACTTTTGGCACCCGTGCTTAGGGACGTTAACTACGTAAACGCGCCTTTTCTGGTGAAGCAACGCGGCATCTCTGTTACAGAAACGAAGAGCGAGACGGAGGCGGATTTTGCGAACTCGCTGGCGATTACGGTTACAACGGACAAAGGTGAGTCAGTGATTGAAGGTACTGCTTTCGGCAGAAAAGATATCCGTATCGTTCGCATTGATCGACTTCATATAAATGTAAGACCGACAGGGTATATTCTCCTCATCTATAACCGCGACCAACCCGGTATGATAGGTCTGATGGGGACAATCTTAGGAGAGCACGGGATCAATATTGCGGATATGACGGTCGGACGTTCCCGCTTGTGGGAGCGTGCTGTGACCCTTATTAATGTGGACAGTCCTGTACCTCGGCACGTTTTGCAAACAATCGCTGCACAAAAGCAGATTGACTTTGTTAAGCAGGTCTTTTTGCCGTAG
- a CDS encoding methyltransferase domain-containing protein codes for MNIRADDFVLEIGSGHNPKARSDVLCDKFIEDDEQRGGKIIADRPIVEADGQFLPFADNAFDYVICSHILEHVEDPRQLISELTRVANRGYIETPSEIGERIYGWHYHNWIVNLIDNRLILQKNSMSPQFGQLFHTLAAKDKYWKRFHITHHNLFLVQYEWEGEIDYEIRQGQKSPLNLECPETLEKFVAAGKETSAHSQWLPLLKSAVPRSIVSRAKSLLRKGNRTRQKKTLQEILVCPQCKGEIIQEEQSFYCKTCERCYPIIDGIPRLCL; via the coding sequence ATGAACATTCGCGCCGACGATTTTGTCTTAGAGATAGGAAGCGGTCATAACCCAAAAGCACGTTCCGACGTTTTGTGCGACAAATTCATAGAAGACGATGAACAGCGAGGCGGTAAAATCATCGCCGACCGACCGATTGTAGAAGCCGATGGGCAGTTTCTGCCCTTCGCAGACAACGCATTCGACTATGTTATCTGCTCACATATCTTGGAACACGTCGAAGATCCGAGACAACTTATTAGCGAATTGACGCGTGTAGCGAACCGCGGCTATATCGAAACGCCGTCTGAAATCGGCGAGCGGATTTACGGATGGCACTACCATAACTGGATAGTCAACCTAATTGACAACCGTTTGATACTACAAAAGAACAGCATGAGTCCTCAATTTGGACAACTTTTTCATACACTGGCGGCGAAAGATAAATACTGGAAGCGGTTTCACATTACGCATCACAACCTCTTCCTCGTCCAATACGAATGGGAAGGCGAAATAGATTACGAAATACGACAAGGACAAAAGTCTCCGCTCAATCTGGAATGTCCAGAAACCCTTGAGAAGTTCGTCGCGGCAGGTAAAGAAACCTCGGCACACAGTCAGTGGTTACCGCTGCTCAAAAGCGCAGTGCCACGGAGCATCGTTTCCCGTGCCAAATCGCTCTTAAGAAAAGGAAACCGAACCCGTCAAAAAAAAACATTACAAGAAATTCTCGTCTGTCCGCAGTGTAAAGGCGAAATCATACAAGAAGAACAAAGTTTCTACTGCAAAACATGCGAGCGATGCTACCCAATTATTGACGGAATTCCTCGGTTGTGTTTATAG
- a CDS encoding LamG domain-containing protein, which translates to MKRIFSYVALCCALMFIAVGYATADLAEGLVLYFTFDNVNGKTILDDSGNGLDADVIANTDFVDGKYGKAIHITALGMDCVNVPASDELKITGEITMAAWIYQESWNTDAQWFDKNCHNGGEHSSYGIGAFNGGANFNMFLGTGNARPTLSQPHGLDTDTWYHVVGTYDGATMKVYVDGEVAAEQDQKIDFQGTNDQDLRIGCSKDRPNYTFENGSIDEAAIWRRALSEDEIGEIMNEGFLAVSPLDKAATTWGNVKRTTIGR; encoded by the coding sequence ATGAAACGGATATTTAGTTACGTAGCGTTATGCTGCGCTCTGATGTTTATAGCAGTAGGTTATGCTACAGCAGATTTAGCGGAAGGGCTGGTCCTTTACTTCACGTTTGACAATGTTAATGGCAAGACGATCCTTGATGATTCTGGCAATGGACTTGATGCCGATGTTATTGCGAATACCGATTTTGTGGATGGCAAATACGGGAAAGCAATTCATATCACTGCCCTGGGGATGGATTGTGTGAATGTTCCTGCGTCTGATGAACTGAAAATCACCGGCGAGATTACAATGGCTGCGTGGATTTATCAAGAAAGTTGGAATACGGATGCACAGTGGTTCGATAAAAATTGTCATAACGGCGGCGAACACAGTTCTTACGGTATCGGTGCTTTTAACGGCGGCGCGAACTTCAATATGTTCTTAGGTACGGGGAACGCCAGACCGACATTAAGTCAACCACACGGATTGGACACGGATACGTGGTATCACGTCGTTGGTACTTATGACGGTGCAACCATGAAGGTTTATGTGGATGGTGAGGTCGCAGCGGAGCAAGACCAGAAGATTGACTTCCAAGGCACGAATGACCAGGATTTGCGAATTGGATGTTCTAAGGACAGACCGAATTATACCTTCGAGAACGGTTCTATTGATGAGGCGGCTATTTGGCGGCGTGCGCTGAGTGAGGATGAGATTGGTGAGATAATGAATGAAGGGTTCCTCGCAGTTTCGCCGCTTGATAAAGCTGCGACAACATGGGGCAATGTTAAGCGGACAACTATTGGTCGCTAA